Proteins encoded in a region of the Hypanus sabinus isolate sHypSab1 chromosome 12, sHypSab1.hap1, whole genome shotgun sequence genome:
- the LOC132402688 gene encoding uncharacterized protein LOC132402688: MEEEEEESYDKVKAAILRTYELVPEAYRQKFRSLKKAGNQTYTEFAYEKGVLLDRWCTAEIVEEDFWCLGELVLIEEFKSCVSEDIRMNEKPNKSISDFARFADEYALTHKTKFSSNKGSQRDRGNDRESPLAESEVPPGASGKIEGERQDGQRFPDLTCFSCGKGGHIASWCFALRKETGKGKAAVPIGCAVVISKSTREPQVDRVREGFETCMSNRTVSVKEGDTPVPVRIWRDTGSELSLISSKVLDFGRKMGMVAVKGIGKGTEVVPLHRVIMNCELVSGPVEMGVRSEFPRTDADVLLGNVLAGGKVWAAVTLTRQPVEAPPLDSKIYPACTITRSMSRKAAENESSLNEASIDLAETFLPTLYQEGGKTENRKVKESKGEGVDLPLARRKVLEARNKDEKQIELLKGPELDMDDLSGLAELFEQRV; the protein is encoded by the coding sequence atggaggaggaagaggaggagagttatgacaaagtaaaagcggccattctccggacttatgaattagtacctgaagcgtatagacaaaagttcagaagttTAAAGAAAGCagggaatcagacgtatactgagtttgcctatgagaaaggtgtgctcttggaccgttggtgcacagcagagatagtggaagaggatttttggtgTCTCGGGGAGTTAGtcctgattgaggaatttaaaagttgtgtttcggaggatatccggatgaatgagaagccgaataagtccatctcagactttgctaggttcgcagatgaatatgccctaacccacaagacaaagttttcctcaaataaaggttcccagagagaccgtggaaacgatagagaaagcccgctggctgagtcagaggtcccgccgggagctagtggtaagattgagggggaaaggcaagacggccagagatttccggacTTGACCTGTTTTagttgtggaaagggggggcatattgcatcttggtgctttgctctgaggaaggagacaggaaaagggaaagccgcggtccctatcggatgtgccgtggtaatcagtaaatcgacaagagagccccaggtagacagagtacgagaagggtttgagacttgtatgtcaaacagaaccgtgtctgtgaaggagggagacacaccagttccagtacggatctggagagacacggggtctgaactatcattgatcagcagtaaggtactagattttggtcgcaagatgggaatggtagctgtgaaaggaataggaaaagggacggaagtggtgcccttgcatagggtcattatgaattgtgagctagtctctggaccagttgaaatgggggtacgatcagaattcccgagaactgacgcggacgtccttctgggtaatgttttagccggtggtaaggtttgggcagcagtGACACTGACAAGACAGCCGGTGGAGGCtccacccctagattccaagatctatcccgcatgcacgatcactcgcagcatgtcaagaaaggcagctgagaacgagagcagtttaaatgaggccagtatcgatttggccgagacgtttttaccaaccctgtaccaggagggtgggaaaacggagaataggaaagtgaaagagagtaagggagagggggtagacctgcccttagcgaggagaaaagttttagaggcacgaaataaagatgagaaacagatagagctgttaaaaggtccagagttggacatggatgatctgtctggtttggcagaactgtttgaacaaagagtttga